The following nucleotide sequence is from Aspergillus nidulans FGSC A4 chromosome I.
AGGTCtgaggacaagaagacgGTACATACCCAGTACTTGTTGAAGCCAACCCCCTCACAGACCTCTGCATAGCTCAAAATCATTGGCGGTGCCCCTTCAGTCATACTCTTCTTCAGGGCGTCCAGCGTCTCGCGGATACTCTTAAGCCTAGCGGCGACCAGCGTCCAAGGATATGCTACAGCGCAGAAACCAAGCTCGGCGAGATTCTTGGCCGAGATATTTTCTGTCTTACCACCTTCAATGATATTGGCAAAAGTAGGAATGCCAACATCCTGGACACACCGCCGCATTGACTCCCTATCCGGCAGGGCCTCGACAAAGACCGCGTCGACACCGATGCGCTTAAACTCCTTGGCACGGGTTAGGGCTTCGTCCCAGCCGTGTATCAGGGCATCGGTCCGGGCAAGAATGAAGATGTCCTGCCCCTCGTTGCGGGCGTCGACAGCTGCCTGGATACGGGCGTAGGCTTCACCACGGGTAACGACGGACTTGCCCTTTGTATGTCCGCATCCTGCATTTGCGTTAGCGAAGCTTTTCAACATAGTCTGGAAACGGCACTAACGCTTGGGCCAGGTCTGGTCCTCAATCATAATACCAGCAGCGCCTGCAGCTGCGAATGACTCAACTGTTCTTTTGACATTCATGGGACCTCCGTAACCGGTATCCCCGTCTGCCATGACAGGAACTTTGACCAGGCGCACCACTTCTTGGATTCTCTTGCACTGATCCTCCATTGCAATGTACCCTGTATCTGGTAGACCAAAGCTACTGGCCACTGTGTAGCCGGCCAAAAACACAATAGGGAAAccggcttcttcaacaaGACGCGATGACAGCCCGTCGTATGAGCAGGCGTGAGCGATGATCTTGCTGGGATCGTTATGCGCTTCCAACATCATCGTCCGAAGGCGCGATGCTTGTGCAGAGGGGATTCGGCCACGGACATTCTCGAGTTGGATCGTTAGGGAGGTTATTTCGCCattgcaggaggaggttggCTGGTCGGGGGTGGTGAACTTAAAAGGATATGGGACGGGCATTTTGGATAGCTTGAATATGTGTTTTCACAATACTTCTGAGGGAGAGCCGGAGACTTATTGTGCTAAAAAGAGGTATAAATATCGTCTCGGGAAACTGCACGTTGGAGAGCGGATATTTCGAGACCAGATAGATGCGGCAATTTGGCAATAGCCGCGCTGTCGGCAATGGCGAGCTCCCAACCGAGGAATGAGGAGTTAAACTCTAAAGAAGACATTACTTAGACTTCTTTACTCCAATCAATTGCTGTTCATTTACAGTGAGTCTCTGTTGTTGGTCGTGGACCAGATGGCCTAAAGAGGAGGTTGGCTTGGAGGACGGGTATTGCCAATTAACCACCGTAGTCATCCACAGGGCCTCGCCCCCTGATACCCCATGGGGCAGCAAATGCGGAGGACATGAATGACAAGACTTTACCATCAATTTTCGGGTTAGCGACTCATCGTCTCATGCGGGCCGCTTGCGGCCACCGACCAGAGTTTTACCCTGACGGTACGGAGTATAAAGAGGACCAGAGATGTGTTGTCGATGTTCTCAATCTCAAACCCAGTTATGCTCCAAAAACACACAATGGCTGCCCTAAAAGAGGAAGA
It contains:
- a CDS encoding isocitrate lyase/PEP mutase family protein (transcript_id=CADANIAT00007683), coding for MPVPYPFKFTTPDQPTSSCNGEITSLTIQLENVRGRIPSAQASRLRTMMLEAHNDPSKIIAHACSYDGLSSRLVEEAGFPIVFLAGYTVASSFGLPDTGYIAMEDQCKRIQEVVRLVKVPVMADGDTGYGGPMNVKRTVESFAAAGAAGIMIEDQTWPKRCGHTKGKSVVTRGEAYARIQAAVDARNEGQDIFILARTDALIHGWDEALTRAKEFKRIGVDAVFVEALPDRESMRRCVQDVGIPTFANIIEGGKTENISAKNLAELGFCAVAYPWTLVAARLKSIRETLDALKKSMTEGAPPMILSYAEVCEGVGFNKYWVELEKQQEAGDLIR